The genomic region GAACCTGCTGGGTGGGTGCTTTTGACGAGGACCGGGTGAGGGAGTGCCTGGGTATCCCCGCTGAGCGTATACCCGTGGCCATTGTTCCAGTAGGATACCCGGCCGACGATCCGGCCCGCAGGCCCAAGAGAAGAGAAATAGAAGATATTGTAAGCTACATATAAGCAACCGGCCGTATTTCCGGCCGGTTTTTTTGGTAACGGCTATACATTTCCTGTAAATCTCCTGCGGGCATAGCGGGCCCGTTTTATGGCCGGTATGCGTTCGGCCGGACCAAAGAGAAGGCTGTTGGTGGGACAGGCGGTAACGCATGCCGGTTTGAGCCCCGCATCAATACGGTCTTTGCAGTAATCGCATTTAACAGCTATACCCTTCTCTTCATCCCACTGGGGCGCACCCCAGGGGCAGGCCATAATGCAGCTTTTGCATCCCACACACAGTTCCTGGTCAATGAACACAATGCCGTCTTTTGGTCGTTTTTGTACGGCCCCGATGGGACAGGCCTGCACGCAATAGGGATCCTCGCAGTGATGACAGGTCGTGAAAACATACGTTGCCCTTGCCTGACCGTTTCTGACAACAGGGCTGGTCACAACAACCTTATTTGGCTTGGGCCCCACCCCAAGACCCTTGTTTACTTTGCACTGTACTTCACAACTGCGGCAAAAAATGCACCTTTGCTCGTCCTGGTACAAATAATAGCGGCTCATCAGTTAACCCCCTGACTTTTTGCTCACCTTACGGTTGCAAAGACATGCTGTAACGCCAGGCTTCCCCCCACCAGGTCGGTGATGTTTTTCCCTTTGATATTGACTATAGTTCGATATATTCATTAGAACACCTTCTTA from Desulfofundulus luciae harbors:
- a CDS encoding 4Fe-4S dicluster domain-containing protein, whose translation is MSRYYLYQDEQRCIFCRSCEVQCKVNKGLGVGPKPNKVVVTSPVVRNGQARATYVFTTCHHCEDPYCVQACPIGAVQKRPKDGIVFIDQELCVGCKSCIMACPWGAPQWDEEKGIAVKCDYCKDRIDAGLKPACVTACPTNSLLFGPAERIPAIKRARYARRRFTGNV